A stretch of the Haloplanus aerogenes genome encodes the following:
- a CDS encoding ABC transporter substrate-binding protein, with protein MNRDHVDAQQAAFDAHHDDPGDLPVMRARFEYNGSPRFLLYAIKRLDLDHRHGFHLDVQLVTDELESGMETIRHRLDEGDTDLVDTDYISVARERAAGANIVAFHPYGRTVGGLVAPEDTAIEGLADLSGHRLGVTRRLDKNWILTRAACRKFHDFDPAETATLVEADSRDDLTRLIRGGEVDAGFQFWPLVPELTETGRFVEVLPVSDLVQRLAGTDDKLPIATFVTGDSYLDAHPEAVRGFAAAAQDAVDHLLTRDDIWDDISRRLLPDATVASAVTTGWREMVVTEWGAETIAGMRRLFDHLHAVAGADALGVETIPDGTFWLDP; from the coding sequence GACGCACACCACGACGACCCCGGCGACCTGCCGGTGATGCGTGCCCGCTTCGAGTACAACGGGAGCCCGCGCTTCCTGCTCTACGCGATCAAGCGGTTGGATCTCGACCACCGCCACGGCTTCCACCTCGACGTCCAACTGGTCACCGACGAACTCGAGAGCGGCATGGAGACCATTCGCCACCGCCTCGACGAGGGCGACACCGACCTCGTCGACACCGACTACATCTCCGTCGCCCGGGAACGCGCGGCGGGCGCGAACATCGTCGCGTTCCACCCCTACGGGCGGACCGTGGGCGGCCTCGTCGCACCCGAGGACACGGCCATCGAGGGACTGGCTGATCTCTCGGGCCACCGCCTCGGCGTGACCCGTCGGCTCGACAAGAACTGGATTTTGACGCGGGCGGCTTGCCGGAAGTTCCACGACTTCGACCCCGCGGAGACGGCGACGCTCGTCGAGGCCGACTCCCGCGACGACCTCACGCGGCTGATCCGGGGAGGCGAGGTCGACGCCGGCTTCCAGTTCTGGCCGCTCGTGCCCGAACTCACCGAGACCGGCCGGTTCGTCGAAGTACTCCCGGTGTCGGATCTGGTCCAGCGACTCGCCGGCACCGACGACAAACTCCCCATCGCGACGTTCGTCACTGGCGACTCCTACCTCGACGCTCACCCCGAGGCGGTGCGGGGCTTCGCCGCCGCCGCGCAGGATGCAGTCGACCACCTCCTGACGAGAGACGACATCTGGGACGACATCAGCCGCCGACTACTGCCGGACGCCACCGTCGCGAGCGCCGTCACCACGGGCTGGCGGGAGATGGTCGTCACCGAGTGGGGCGCGGAGACGATCGCCGGAATGCGCCGACTGTTCGATCACCTGCACGCCGTCGCCGGCGCCGACGCCCTCGGCGTCGAGACGATACCCGACGGAACGTTTTGGCTCGACCCGTGA